In Acidovorax sp. GBBC 1281, a single window of DNA contains:
- a CDS encoding MFS transporter, with amino-acid sequence MKTSVDQNRRALYVCYAAMMCLAIALNFLPVYLTTFSDTFGKQGGLTAEQLGRIPAIMFLSFIIAILVTGPLADRGDAKRIILFGLITTTAGLVLVGFAPSYAFLLFAVAVMGFGAGVLDMILSPIVVALQPERRSAAMNWLHAFFCVGAVGAVLIASIGLKWDVSWRMVALGITIAPIVTFLLFLGLRLPPLIQEDAQREAMPQLIKQPYFIACLIAIFLGGATETGLSQWLPTYAEQGLGYSKEVGGFALAGFSVGMALGRMAAALLHERIAPISLMLGCCAVTIGLFFIISFPPSPAVAIAASIAAGFSGSCLWPTMLAITADAYPRGGATMFGVLTAFGNAGCSLIPWLVGIIIEYSEIHIGLLAVALCPAGMIGLLLWMSRRSRRQAPALAH; translated from the coding sequence ATGAAAACTTCAGTCGATCAGAACCGCCGCGCGCTTTACGTCTGCTACGCGGCCATGATGTGCTTGGCCATTGCCCTGAACTTTCTGCCGGTGTACCTGACCACGTTCAGCGACACCTTCGGGAAACAGGGCGGGCTGACCGCGGAGCAGCTGGGGCGAATCCCGGCCATCATGTTTCTCAGCTTCATCATTGCCATCTTGGTGACCGGGCCTTTGGCGGACCGAGGCGATGCCAAGCGGATCATTCTTTTTGGGCTCATCACCACCACCGCCGGCTTGGTCTTGGTCGGCTTTGCCCCTTCCTACGCCTTTTTGCTGTTTGCCGTCGCCGTGATGGGATTCGGCGCTGGCGTGCTGGACATGATCCTCAGTCCCATCGTGGTCGCACTCCAGCCCGAACGCCGCAGCGCGGCCATGAATTGGCTGCATGCGTTTTTCTGCGTCGGGGCGGTGGGTGCCGTGCTGATTGCCAGCATCGGCCTGAAATGGGACGTGTCGTGGCGCATGGTTGCTCTGGGCATCACGATCGCGCCGATCGTCACCTTCCTGCTGTTTCTCGGATTGAGGCTGCCGCCCCTGATCCAGGAAGACGCGCAACGGGAAGCCATGCCCCAGCTGATCAAGCAGCCCTACTTCATCGCGTGCCTGATCGCCATCTTTCTCGGGGGCGCCACGGAAACGGGGCTGTCGCAATGGCTACCCACCTATGCGGAGCAGGGGCTGGGGTATTCGAAGGAAGTGGGCGGCTTTGCGCTGGCCGGGTTTTCCGTCGGCATGGCACTCGGCAGAATGGCCGCGGCCCTGCTGCATGAACGCATTGCGCCGATTTCCCTGATGCTGGGCTGCTGTGCCGTGACCATCGGTCTTTTCTTCATCATCAGCTTTCCGCCAAGCCCGGCCGTGGCCATCGCCGCCAGCATTGCCGCTGGGTTTTCGGGCAGTTGCCTGTGGCCCACGATGCTGGCCATCACGGCGGACGCCTACCCTCGCGGTGGGGCGACCATGTTCGGTGTGCTGACCGCTTTCGGCAATGCCGGATGCAGCCTGATACCCTGGCTGGTGGGCATCATCATCGAATACTCGGAAATACACATCGGGCTGCTGGCCGTCGCGCTCTGTCCGGCGGGCATGATCGGCTTGCTCTTGTGGATGTCTCGGCGGTCGCGCAGGCAGGCACCGGCCCTGGCGCATTGA
- a CDS encoding dihydrofolate reductase family protein translates to MKVTVFSQISIDGKLTLGGNGASSKALFQRFNDDDMRFIHKFRGEVDAIMVGRKTIVTDDPQLTNRYEAGRNPIRIIPTTSLDFPVSAKVLSSPEETIIATTEQARDHEMVEQIRAQGKEVIFVGASQVDFKLLFPLLEARGIRHIMVEGGGQLNWQIFDLDLVDEIILMQLPIIIGGSETTTLTDGEGYRNIEMTKSFKLHAFDARSNYNLMHFKRELAPQRTH, encoded by the coding sequence TTGGGGGGCAATGGGGCATCGAGCAAGGCGCTGTTCCAGCGTTTCAACGATGACGACATGCGCTTCATCCATAAATTTCGCGGCGAGGTGGACGCCATCATGGTCGGCCGCAAAACCATCGTCACTGACGATCCCCAGTTGACCAACCGTTATGAGGCCGGGCGCAACCCCATCCGCATCATTCCGACGACATCGCTGGACTTTCCCGTGTCCGCCAAGGTCCTGAGTTCGCCTGAAGAAACCATCATCGCCACGACGGAGCAAGCGCGCGACCACGAGATGGTGGAGCAGATTCGCGCCCAGGGAAAGGAAGTGATTTTCGTCGGTGCATCGCAGGTGGATTTCAAGCTGCTTTTCCCTTTGCTGGAAGCGCGCGGAATCAGGCACATCATGGTCGAGGGCGGTGGCCAGTTGAATTGGCAGATTTTCGATCTCGACCTGGTGGACGAAATCATCCTCATGCAGTTGCCCATCATCATCGGCGGCTCGGAAACGACCACGCTGACGGATGGCGAAGGTTATCGGAACATCGAAATGACCAAGTCATTCAAGCTGCATGCCTTCGATGCGCGCTCCAACTACAACCTCATGCATTTCAAGCGCGAGCTGGCACCGCAAAGGACGCATTGA
- a CDS encoding HAD family hydrolase, producing the protein MPEIRAVIFDMDGVLVDSEPLYMEQERLSYARYGVALDTAGLSRFVGTTQQYMWSTIKAEHGLAEPLDFLMAQHQKQVVRAMGMAPLSAMPGVPDFLVKLKEAEIPCAVASSSPAELVGVILRKTALLPFFDRVVCGTDVKNSKPDPEIFLLAAGRLGVAPHECAVIEDSSHGVAAAKAAGMFCIGFVNPHSGLQDLSAADRHVRHHDEITKWFLEQ; encoded by the coding sequence ATGCCGGAAATCCGCGCCGTTATTTTCGATATGGATGGGGTACTGGTCGACAGCGAACCCCTTTATATGGAGCAGGAAAGGCTTTCCTACGCCCGCTACGGCGTGGCCCTCGACACGGCAGGGCTGTCGCGTTTCGTGGGAACCACGCAGCAGTATATGTGGAGCACCATCAAGGCGGAGCATGGGTTGGCCGAACCGCTGGATTTCTTGATGGCACAACACCAAAAGCAGGTGGTTCGGGCCATGGGCATGGCCCCCCTTTCGGCCATGCCCGGGGTGCCGGATTTTCTCGTCAAGTTGAAAGAAGCGGAAATACCTTGCGCCGTGGCTTCGTCTTCGCCCGCTGAACTGGTGGGAGTCATTTTGCGGAAAACCGCACTGCTGCCTTTTTTCGATCGTGTGGTGTGTGGAACGGACGTCAAAAACAGCAAGCCCGACCCCGAAATCTTTCTTTTGGCTGCCGGCCGGCTGGGTGTCGCTCCCCACGAATGTGCGGTGATCGAAGATTCAAGCCACGGTGTGGCCGCTGCCAAAGCCGCGGGCATGTTCTGCATCGGATTCGTCAACCCCCATTCGGGACTTCAGGATTTGAGCGCGGCGGATCGGCATGTGCGCCACCATGACGAGATCACGAAGTGGTTTCTTGAGCAATGA
- a CDS encoding propionate--CoA ligase, with protein MPRYADFHRRSLDDRDAFWAEQARLIDWHTPPKQICDSSHPPFARWFVGGTSNLCHNAVDRHLARRADQPALIAVSTETNTERTYSFAELHVEVQRMAAALRSLGVGQGDRVLIYMPMVAEAVFAMLACVRIGALHSVVFGGFAAASLATRIDDAEPVAIVSADAGSRGGKVVPYKPLLDEAIAQSRHQPAAVLLIDRGLAPMARQAGRDHDWAALREQHLHAEVPCEWVDATHPSYTLYTSGTTGRPKGVQRDTGGYAVALAASMRHIFGVRAEECGAAAEDAAANPGVFFATSDIGWVVGHSYIVYGPLIAGMATLVYEGLPTRPDAGVWWGLVEKYRVTHMFSAPTAVRVLKKQDPAFLRRHDVSSLQGLWLAGEPLDAPTAEWIAQALGVPVIDNYWQTETGWPILTLVRGVEPQAARLGSPGRAMYGYDVKLIDEATGEELTGPDQKGVLAIEGPLPPGCLQTVWRDDERFVQTYWQSLPGPMRYSTFDWGIRDADGYYFVLGRTDDVINVAGHRLGTREIEESIAGHPQIAEVAVVGVADALKGQVAMAFAVVRDAAAVADDAARLRLEGEVMQQVAQRLGAVARPARVHFVAALPKTRSGKLLRRALQAVAERRDPGDLTTMEDPAALQQVKELVG; from the coding sequence ATGCCCCGTTACGCCGACTTCCATCGCCGGTCCCTCGACGACCGCGACGCCTTCTGGGCCGAGCAGGCCCGCCTGATCGACTGGCACACCCCGCCGAAGCAGATCTGCGATTCCAGCCATCCGCCGTTCGCGCGGTGGTTCGTGGGGGGCACCAGCAACCTGTGCCACAACGCGGTGGACCGCCACCTGGCCCGCCGGGCCGACCAGCCGGCGCTGATCGCCGTCTCCACCGAGACGAACACCGAGCGCACCTATTCCTTTGCCGAACTGCATGTCGAGGTGCAGCGCATGGCGGCCGCGCTGCGGTCGCTGGGCGTGGGGCAGGGCGACCGCGTGCTGATCTACATGCCCATGGTGGCCGAGGCGGTGTTCGCCATGCTGGCCTGCGTGCGCATCGGCGCGCTGCACTCCGTGGTGTTCGGCGGTTTCGCGGCCGCGTCGCTCGCCACGCGCATCGACGATGCCGAGCCCGTGGCCATCGTGAGCGCCGACGCGGGATCGCGTGGCGGCAAGGTGGTGCCCTACAAGCCGCTGCTGGACGAGGCCATCGCCCAGTCGCGCCACCAGCCCGCCGCCGTGCTGCTGATCGACCGGGGCCTGGCGCCCATGGCCCGGCAGGCCGGCCGCGACCACGACTGGGCGGCGCTGCGCGAGCAGCACCTGCATGCCGAGGTTCCTTGCGAATGGGTGGACGCCACGCACCCCAGCTACACGCTGTACACCAGCGGCACCACCGGCCGGCCGAAGGGCGTGCAGCGCGACACGGGCGGCTATGCGGTGGCGCTGGCGGCCAGCATGCGGCACATCTTCGGCGTGCGCGCTGAAGAGTGCGGGGCAGCGGCCGAAGACGCCGCTGCGAACCCGGGCGTGTTCTTCGCCACCAGCGACATCGGCTGGGTGGTGGGCCACAGCTACATCGTCTATGGCCCGCTGATCGCCGGCATGGCCACGCTGGTGTACGAAGGCCTGCCCACCCGGCCCGATGCGGGCGTGTGGTGGGGCCTGGTGGAAAAGTACCGCGTCACGCACATGTTCTCGGCGCCGACGGCGGTGCGGGTGCTCAAGAAGCAGGACCCGGCCTTTCTGCGCCGGCACGACGTGTCCAGCCTGCAGGGCCTGTGGCTGGCGGGCGAGCCGCTGGACGCGCCCACGGCCGAGTGGATCGCCCAGGCGCTGGGCGTGCCCGTGATCGACAACTACTGGCAGACTGAAACCGGCTGGCCCATCCTCACCCTGGTTCGCGGCGTGGAGCCGCAGGCGGCGCGCCTGGGCAGCCCAGGCCGGGCGATGTACGGCTACGACGTGAAGCTGATCGACGAGGCCACGGGCGAGGAACTCACCGGGCCCGACCAGAAGGGCGTGCTCGCCATCGAAGGGCCGCTCCCTCCGGGTTGCCTGCAGACCGTGTGGCGCGATGACGAGCGCTTCGTGCAGACGTACTGGCAAAGCCTGCCCGGCCCCATGCGCTACAGCACCTTCGACTGGGGCATCCGCGACGCCGATGGCTACTACTTCGTCCTGGGGCGCACCGACGACGTGATCAATGTGGCCGGCCACCGCCTGGGCACGCGCGAGATCGAGGAGAGCATCGCCGGCCACCCGCAGATCGCCGAGGTGGCGGTGGTGGGCGTGGCCGATGCGCTCAAGGGCCAGGTGGCCATGGCGTTCGCCGTGGTGCGCGATGCGGCGGCGGTGGCGGACGACGCGGCGCGCCTGCGGCTGGAGGGCGAGGTGATGCAGCAGGTGGCCCAGCGCCTGGGCGCCGTGGCGCGGCCGGCGCGCGTGCATTTCGTGGCGGCACTGCCCAAGACGCGCAGCGGCAAGCTGCTGCGCCGCGCCCTGCAGGCCGTGGCTGAGCGGCGCGACCCGGGCGACCTCACCACGATGGAAGACCCGGCGGCGCTGCAGCAGGTGAAGGAACTGGTGGGCTGA
- a CDS encoding isochorismatase family protein, with amino-acid sequence MLLDASESQLVLVDYQERLMPAIFEGPAVLANALRLARAAQLMEVPVWGTEQNPSRLGPNDPALRALCRKTLAKMHFSAAEEGLGEWLRPEPKPPAGNARSLPKHLQKPQPTAEEPGAIVIAGCEAHVCLLQTALDLLEDEFDVCVVTDACGSRTERNRDAAFDRLAGAGAELVTTEMVIFEWARTAEHPAFKDLLALVK; translated from the coding sequence ATGCTGCTCGACGCCTCCGAATCCCAACTCGTCCTGGTCGATTACCAGGAACGCCTGATGCCCGCCATCTTCGAAGGCCCAGCCGTGCTGGCCAACGCGCTGCGCCTGGCCCGGGCGGCCCAGTTGATGGAGGTGCCGGTATGGGGCACCGAGCAAAACCCCTCGCGCCTGGGGCCCAACGATCCGGCGCTGCGTGCGCTGTGCCGCAAGACCCTGGCCAAGATGCATTTCAGCGCGGCCGAGGAAGGCCTGGGCGAATGGTTGCGCCCTGAGCCCAAGCCGCCTGCCGGCAACGCCCGCAGCCTGCCCAAGCACCTGCAGAAACCCCAGCCCACGGCCGAAGAGCCCGGCGCCATCGTGATCGCCGGATGCGAGGCCCATGTGTGCCTGCTGCAGACGGCGCTGGACCTGCTGGAGGACGAATTCGACGTGTGCGTGGTGACCGACGCCTGCGGCTCGCGCACCGAGCGCAACCGCGACGCCGCCTTCGACCGCCTGGCCGGCGCGGGCGCCGAACTGGTCACGACGGAGATGGTCATCTTCGAATGGGCGCGCACGGCGGAACACCCGGCCTTCAAGGATTTGCTGGCGCTGGTGAAGTGA
- a CDS encoding DUF1349 domain-containing protein, with amino-acid sequence MKKFNIADLNWINPPASSSITDQEIVIRTTPDTDFWQGTYYGLEYDNAPALVLSSEEPFWTLKAKVAFDSKVHFDQCGLFIYQDKNTWMKSGIEYQSNGFQQLFAVVTNHGFSDWSMANYDRTTQTMHYRLSRRGSDFLLENSSDGIRFSMMRMFHLFHAQGAVRFGFFASSPGDSSFEAHFSEIEWTECLWKEHGSTRF; translated from the coding sequence ATGAAAAAATTCAACATCGCGGATTTGAACTGGATCAATCCACCGGCGTCGTCTTCCATCACCGATCAGGAAATCGTCATTCGCACCACCCCGGATACGGATTTTTGGCAGGGTACCTATTACGGGCTGGAATACGACAACGCACCTGCGCTCGTCCTTTCCAGCGAGGAACCATTCTGGACCCTGAAGGCCAAGGTTGCCTTCGATTCCAAAGTGCACTTCGACCAATGCGGCCTGTTCATCTACCAGGACAAAAATACCTGGATGAAGAGCGGTATCGAATACCAGAGCAACGGTTTTCAGCAATTGTTCGCCGTCGTGACCAACCATGGTTTTTCAGACTGGTCCATGGCCAACTATGACCGGACCACGCAAACCATGCATTACCGGCTGAGCCGAAGGGGCAGCGATTTTCTACTTGAAAACTCCTCCGACGGAATCCGCTTCAGCATGATGCGCATGTTCCATTTATTCCATGCGCAAGGCGCTGTTCGATTCGGGTTCTTCGCCAGCAGCCCGGGCGACTCGTCATTCGAGGCGCATTTCTCGGAAATCGAGTGGACGGAATGCCTCTGGAAAGAACACGGTTCCACCCGCTTCTGA
- a CDS encoding PQQ-dependent sugar dehydrogenase, translating to MLSGVEARAQPATPVVPQAAKTQGQAGTVAQDLANPWAVAFLPGGRFLVTERSGRLRVIEANGRIHSPVSGLPPVVFGGQGGLLDVVTDADFERNRRIFFCYSEPAPQGETGNSTAMASAVLPPGETALTDVRVIFSQRPKVQSSLHFGCRIAQARDGSLFLAVGERSSRKEDAQKLDGHLGKIIHVQPDGSPGPGNPTGAGALPEIWSWGHRNPQGATIAPDGRLWIHEHGPQGGDEINVPQAGRNYGWPVVTYGENYGGGKIGEGLTHKAGMEPPLHYWVPSIAPSGMAFLTSDRYGADWRGSLFVGSLKFSRLHRLELANGKVVRDEYLLGGLAERIRDVRQGPDGWLYLLTDGPQGRLLRLTR from the coding sequence ATGTTGTCCGGCGTGGAGGCCCGCGCCCAACCGGCTACTCCCGTCGTGCCGCAGGCAGCAAAGACGCAAGGCCAGGCGGGGACTGTGGCCCAGGATCTGGCCAACCCCTGGGCAGTGGCGTTCCTTCCGGGCGGACGGTTCCTGGTGACGGAGCGCTCCGGCCGTCTGCGGGTGATCGAGGCCAATGGCCGGATCCATTCGCCCGTGTCCGGCCTGCCGCCGGTCGTGTTCGGCGGGCAGGGCGGCCTGCTCGATGTGGTCACCGACGCGGATTTCGAACGCAACCGGCGCATCTTCTTTTGCTACTCCGAGCCTGCGCCGCAGGGCGAGACCGGCAACAGCACCGCCATGGCGAGCGCGGTGCTGCCCCCCGGCGAAACTGCCTTGACCGACGTGCGGGTGATCTTCAGCCAACGGCCCAAGGTCCAGAGCTCGCTGCACTTCGGCTGCCGCATTGCGCAGGCCCGGGACGGGTCCCTCTTTCTGGCCGTGGGCGAGCGCTCCTCCCGCAAGGAAGACGCCCAAAAGCTCGACGGCCACCTGGGCAAGATCATCCATGTGCAGCCCGATGGCTCGCCGGGCCCGGGCAACCCGACCGGGGCCGGCGCGCTGCCCGAAATCTGGAGCTGGGGCCACCGCAACCCGCAGGGCGCGACCATCGCCCCGGACGGGCGGCTGTGGATCCACGAGCACGGCCCGCAGGGGGGCGATGAAATCAACGTGCCCCAGGCCGGGCGCAATTACGGCTGGCCGGTCGTCACCTACGGCGAAAACTATGGCGGCGGCAAGATCGGAGAAGGGCTCACGCACAAGGCGGGCATGGAGCCGCCGCTGCACTACTGGGTGCCGTCCATCGCGCCCTCGGGCATGGCCTTTCTGACCAGCGACCGCTACGGCGCCGACTGGCGGGGCAGCCTGTTCGTCGGCTCGCTCAAGTTCAGCCGGCTGCACCGGCTGGAGCTGGCGAACGGCAAGGTGGTGCGCGACGAATACCTGCTCGGCGGCCTGGCCGAACGCATCCGCGACGTGCGCCAGGGTCCGGACGGCTGGCTGTACTTGCTGACCGATGGACCCCAGGGCCGGCTGCTGCGCCTGACGCGCTGA
- a CDS encoding VOC family protein has translation MFDHIGIRASDSEASASFFLRALAPLGIAVAMKGPHGAGLGKNGKPSLWIYDAEDRPSPLHLAFTAESRRQVDAFHRAAIEAGGRDNGPPGLRLHYHPHYYAAFVIAPDGHNVEAVCHLPQE, from the coding sequence ATGTTCGACCACATCGGTATCCGCGCCAGCGACAGCGAGGCCAGTGCGTCCTTCTTCCTGCGCGCCCTGGCGCCCCTGGGGATCGCCGTCGCCATGAAGGGGCCGCACGGGGCGGGCCTTGGCAAGAACGGCAAACCCTCGCTCTGGATCTACGATGCGGAGGACCGGCCGAGCCCGCTGCACTTGGCTTTCACGGCAGAAAGCCGGCGCCAGGTCGACGCGTTCCATCGTGCGGCGATCGAAGCCGGGGGCCGGGACAATGGCCCTCCCGGACTGCGCTTGCACTACCACCCGCACTATTACGCCGCTTTCGTCATCGCGCCGGATGGCCACAACGTGGAAGCGGTGTGCCATCTGCCGCAGGAATGA
- a CDS encoding DMT family transporter, whose amino-acid sequence MDHKPSVTFQPSRPIEVGACAKREARGQWLMIAGGVLLGTVGVFVEEANQHPLVTVLFRCAFGALALLAWGVATGRTRELRLRGRSGWIVCATGCLMVVNWALFFAAIPRTSIAVATVVFHIQPVWIMVFGALVLREHVTAAQKAATAVALGGLVLTTGLWGGGSVAGASGSGYLTGLLMCLGGSLSYAGVTIIAKTEKVVTPFALAWWQCAVGMLVLLWVPWAHGWPSDAAAWAWLAGLGVLHTGLAYAILFTGMACLTLGRVAVLQYVYPLTAGSLSQPHV is encoded by the coding sequence ATGGACCACAAGCCTTCCGTCACGTTTCAACCATCGCGCCCCATTGAGGTCGGCGCTTGCGCCAAGCGGGAAGCACGGGGCCAATGGCTGATGATCGCCGGGGGCGTGCTGCTGGGCACCGTCGGCGTGTTCGTCGAAGAGGCGAATCAACACCCTTTGGTGACCGTGCTGTTTCGCTGCGCATTCGGAGCGTTGGCGTTGCTGGCATGGGGCGTCGCCACGGGCCGAACCCGAGAGCTTCGCCTGCGCGGTCGCAGTGGGTGGATCGTCTGCGCGACGGGCTGCCTGATGGTCGTGAACTGGGCGCTGTTCTTTGCCGCCATACCGCGCACGTCGATTGCCGTCGCGACGGTGGTCTTCCACATTCAGCCGGTGTGGATCATGGTGTTCGGTGCGCTGGTGCTGCGCGAGCATGTCACTGCGGCGCAGAAAGCCGCAACCGCCGTGGCATTGGGCGGTCTGGTCTTGACGACCGGCCTGTGGGGCGGTGGCTCCGTGGCCGGCGCGTCCGGGTCCGGCTACCTGACGGGCCTGCTGATGTGCCTGGGAGGATCGCTCAGCTACGCCGGCGTGACGATCATCGCCAAGACAGAGAAGGTTGTCACCCCGTTCGCACTGGCGTGGTGGCAGTGCGCGGTGGGGATGCTGGTGCTGCTGTGGGTCCCATGGGCGCATGGCTGGCCCTCGGACGCCGCCGCATGGGCCTGGCTGGCCGGACTGGGCGTGCTGCATACCGGTCTGGCCTATGCGATTTTGTTCACGGGAATGGCCTGCCTGACTCTGGGCAGGGTCGCCGTGTTGCAGTATGTCTATCCATTGACGGCAGGGAGCCTCTCACAACCCCATGTTTGA
- a CDS encoding IS5 family transposase, whose product MTPRSALKFDLFAEASRQHKRDEVGDPLQVIARHIDFAELARLVDALIERGGGRRGGRPAYPTEVMVRILVLKRLYNLSDEQMEYQLLDRGSYQRFCLLQDAMNVPDRNTIWRFGERLGVGGATALFQGVDAQLQRHGYIARGGQAIDATLVPAPRQHIGQQERRTLAQGGQPDWSQARRRQKDVEATHTKKHGKSHFGYKLSVSVDLKHGFIRRLATGTASEHDGHHFDEVLDMHNTGRAVHADKAYPSRQRCQMLKVLGFVDAMQRRAQAGRPQSECQKGRNQRIAKKRAKVEHVFAGIRHLGGKFVRTIGQARATVGMTMMAACYNMKRLAWFLHRGVDAFFKPATGKAQVRLQTVKA is encoded by the coding sequence ATCACTCCCCGTAGCGCCCTGAAGTTCGACCTGTTCGCTGAGGCCTCGCGCCAACACAAGAGAGATGAGGTGGGCGATCCGCTGCAGGTGATCGCGCGGCACATCGACTTCGCAGAACTGGCCCGGCTGGTGGATGCCTTGATCGAACGCGGGGGTGGCCGCCGGGGCGGTCGGCCCGCCTACCCCACCGAGGTGATGGTGCGCATCCTGGTGTTGAAGCGGCTGTACAACCTGTCCGATGAGCAGATGGAGTATCAGTTGCTGGACCGGGGGAGCTACCAGCGGTTTTGCCTGTTGCAGGATGCGATGAACGTGCCGGACCGCAACACGATCTGGCGCTTTGGCGAGCGCCTTGGCGTGGGCGGGGCAACGGCCTTGTTCCAGGGGGTGGATGCCCAACTGCAGCGCCACGGCTACATCGCCCGGGGCGGGCAAGCCATTGATGCCACGCTGGTGCCCGCGCCCCGACAGCACATCGGCCAGCAGGAGCGGCGAACGCTGGCACAAGGCGGGCAGCCGGACTGGAGCCAAGCGCGACGCAGGCAAAAGGATGTGGAGGCCACGCACACGAAGAAGCACGGCAAAAGCCACTTCGGCTACAAGCTCAGCGTGAGCGTGGACCTCAAGCACGGCTTCATCCGCCGCCTCGCCACGGGCACGGCCAGCGAGCACGACGGGCACCACTTCGATGAGGTGCTGGACATGCACAACACCGGGCGGGCAGTGCATGCGGACAAAGCCTACCCGAGCCGCCAAAGGTGCCAGATGCTGAAAGTGCTGGGATTCGTGGATGCGATGCAGCGCCGTGCGCAGGCGGGCCGACCACAGAGCGAATGCCAGAAGGGGCGCAACCAGCGCATCGCAAAGAAACGAGCCAAGGTGGAGCACGTGTTCGCCGGTATCCGCCACCTGGGGGGCAAGTTCGTGCGCACCATCGGACAGGCGCGCGCCACGGTGGGGATGACGATGATGGCCGCCTGCTACAACATGAAGCGACTGGCCTGGTTCCTGCATCGGGGCGTGGATGCTTTCTTCAAGCCCGCCACTGGCAAGGCACAAGTGCGCCTGCAAACGGTGAAAGCCTGA
- a CDS encoding LysR family transcriptional regulator, which yields MTYPDLQIDWLRAFVAVVDAGSLSAAAPLVHRSQAAVSMQIKKLEAALERPVLLRGPRHLQLTPAGAELLGYARRMLALQTEAQTALFGPDLSGRVRLGVPDDYASTYLTPVLRSFAGRYLGVEIELTCEQSTSLIPKVVRGELDLALVSRDKPQRGRLLFQEPLVWAGAAQHEVWRKTPLPIAVYEEGSMARTAALSSLAAHRRAYRVVYHSSSLAGQLAAVESGLAVAVFTRCSVPAHLQVLQNLPAGFELPPLISMEVAALRSKASRHSAAVDAMQEQLLKTLARP from the coding sequence ATGACTTATCCCGATCTGCAAATCGACTGGCTGCGCGCCTTTGTGGCGGTGGTGGATGCGGGATCGCTCTCGGCGGCAGCACCCCTGGTTCACCGTTCACAGGCGGCCGTGAGCATGCAGATCAAGAAACTGGAGGCCGCCTTGGAACGGCCGGTGCTGCTGCGCGGGCCTCGCCACCTGCAGCTGACGCCGGCGGGCGCCGAGCTGCTGGGCTATGCGCGCCGCATGCTGGCCCTTCAGACGGAAGCACAGACGGCGCTTTTCGGGCCGGACTTGTCCGGACGCGTGCGACTCGGCGTTCCCGATGACTATGCATCGACCTACCTGACGCCGGTGTTGCGCAGCTTCGCGGGCCGCTACCTGGGGGTGGAGATCGAGCTGACCTGCGAGCAATCCACTTCGCTCATTCCCAAGGTCGTGCGGGGTGAATTGGACCTGGCGCTCGTGTCCCGCGACAAGCCGCAACGGGGCCGGCTTCTCTTTCAGGAGCCCTTGGTCTGGGCCGGCGCTGCGCAGCATGAGGTGTGGCGCAAGACCCCGCTGCCCATTGCCGTCTACGAGGAAGGCAGCATGGCTAGGACCGCGGCGCTGTCCAGCCTCGCGGCCCATCGCCGTGCCTACCGCGTCGTGTACCACAGCTCGAGTCTGGCAGGACAACTGGCTGCGGTGGAAAGCGGCCTTGCCGTCGCGGTCTTTACCCGCTGCAGCGTGCCTGCCCATCTCCAGGTATTGCAGAACCTGCCCGCGGGATTCGAGCTGCCCCCCTTGATTTCCATGGAAGTGGCCGCGCTGCGCAGCAAGGCATCCAGGCACTCGGCGGCAGTGGACGCCATGCAAGAGCAGCTACTGAAAACGCTGGCCAGGCCCTAA
- a CDS encoding GFA family protein — MKVEGSCYCGAIEYEAQVQPGTTTVCHCADCQAQSGSAFWANIAAPADGFRLIKGQPRTYTKTAASGNQRLLAFCEVCGSSLYACALENPQSYSLRIGTLKQRQELGTPQRQIWTRRRHDWVGLPDSVESFDGQP; from the coding sequence ATGAAGGTTGAAGGAAGTTGCTACTGCGGCGCCATCGAATACGAAGCGCAGGTACAGCCCGGCACCACGACGGTCTGCCACTGCGCGGACTGCCAAGCCCAATCCGGCTCCGCCTTCTGGGCAAACATCGCCGCGCCGGCAGACGGTTTCCGGCTGATCAAGGGGCAGCCCCGCACCTACACCAAGACGGCCGCCAGCGGCAACCAGCGCCTGCTTGCGTTTTGCGAAGTCTGCGGGAGTTCGCTGTATGCCTGTGCGCTCGAGAATCCGCAGTCCTACTCGTTGCGGATCGGCACTTTGAAGCAACGGCAGGAACTGGGCACCCCGCAGCGCCAGATTTGGACACGGCGTCGTCACGATTGGGTGGGCCTGCCAGACAGTGTGGAGTCGTTCGACGGGCAGCCATGA